From the genome of Chlamydiota bacterium, one region includes:
- the copA gene encoding Copper-exporting P-type ATPase A, with product MNIEKSTFKILGLHCYSCVLEIEKAFKNIEGIQKIKVDFSTEEIHLEHDKDLISLETIDKKLQEMGYHLATFDESEVYLKKQKRTSVIVFILAVPLILGTLFGYFGFVFPHFDLLSFVLATGIFFFSKTLLLSGLKSLLRLKPNMDSLIFLGTSTAYFYSLIILILFYMGVTNNEFYYFETAGFILFFINLGKYFEALTKKRATFAVQKLMQLQPKTATKLDQGKEVNIPIEQIQVGDLLRIHPGEKIPIDGEVIEGTSFIDESMLTGESQPVSKESKSLVFAGTLNKEGALVIKATKVGKEMLLAQIIEIVSNALKFRAPIQDLADVISFYFVWIVLSIGVLSFVIWLFAGFPLYFAIKILVAVLIIACPCALGLATPIAVMVASQVSSSMGVLIKTGKSLELAKKLDTIVFDKTGTLTKGELKLVDVKMESDRYSKEELLTLAKAVEKNSEHPIKHALMDIEDKNLKVEQFLAKPGFGVEAIVESKKILIGNAKYLKEHQIEPKYDEYTLMAIDGTLVCAFVLEDTVREEAKEVVELLKKQKIDVVMLTGDKKKTAQKIADELNIQHVISDVLPQDKAKVIEDLKKGGRVVAMVGDGINDAPALATSDVGIAIGSGNDIALSTGDIILIKNQLKDVDLAIRLSKVTNTKIKQNLFWAFFYNTAGIPLAAGVFYPFLLNPVVASIAMAFSSICVVLNALLIRSKFRS from the coding sequence ATGAATATAGAAAAAAGCACATTTAAAATTTTAGGTCTTCATTGCTATTCCTGTGTTTTGGAGATTGAAAAAGCTTTTAAAAACATTGAAGGTATTCAAAAAATTAAAGTGGATTTTTCTACAGAAGAGATCCACTTGGAACATGATAAAGATCTCATTTCTTTAGAGACTATAGATAAGAAGCTGCAAGAAATGGGGTATCACCTTGCCACATTTGATGAAAGTGAGGTTTATCTAAAAAAGCAAAAACGTACAAGTGTTATTGTTTTCATTCTTGCAGTGCCACTCATATTGGGAACTCTTTTTGGGTATTTTGGGTTTGTCTTTCCTCATTTTGATCTATTGTCGTTTGTCTTAGCTACGGGTATTTTCTTTTTTTCTAAAACGTTATTGCTATCTGGCTTGAAAAGTCTTTTAAGACTAAAACCCAATATGGACAGCCTCATTTTTTTAGGCACCTCGACAGCATACTTCTATAGCTTGATCATTTTAATCCTATTTTATATGGGTGTTACAAATAATGAATTTTATTATTTTGAGACTGCGGGATTTATCCTCTTTTTCATCAATCTGGGTAAATATTTTGAAGCTTTGACGAAAAAAAGAGCCACATTTGCCGTCCAAAAGTTGATGCAATTGCAGCCTAAGACGGCTACGAAGTTAGATCAAGGTAAGGAAGTCAATATTCCTATTGAACAGATTCAAGTCGGTGATCTGTTGCGTATTCATCCGGGAGAAAAAATTCCTATTGATGGAGAAGTGATAGAAGGCACCAGTTTTATCGATGAGAGCATGTTGACAGGAGAAAGCCAACCTGTTTCTAAAGAGAGCAAGAGCTTAGTTTTTGCAGGAACGCTTAACAAGGAAGGAGCTTTAGTGATAAAAGCCACTAAGGTGGGCAAAGAGATGCTACTTGCTCAAATTATAGAAATCGTATCCAATGCATTAAAATTCCGTGCTCCTATCCAAGATCTTGCAGATGTGATTTCTTTCTATTTTGTCTGGATTGTTTTGAGTATCGGCGTACTTTCCTTTGTGATCTGGCTTTTTGCGGGTTTTCCTTTATATTTTGCCATTAAAATATTGGTGGCTGTATTGATTATCGCGTGTCCCTGCGCTCTTGGACTTGCGACGCCTATCGCTGTGATGGTTGCAAGTCAAGTCTCTTCTTCCATGGGGGTTTTGATCAAAACGGGAAAGAGTTTAGAGCTTGCTAAAAAACTTGACACCATTGTGTTTGATAAAACAGGAACGTTGACTAAGGGTGAGCTAAAGCTAGTTGATGTGAAAATGGAAAGTGATCGCTATTCTAAAGAAGAGCTATTGACTTTGGCCAAAGCGGTCGAAAAAAACTCAGAACATCCCATTAAACATGCGCTTATGGACATCGAAGATAAAAATTTAAAAGTCGAACAATTTTTAGCAAAACCTGGGTTTGGTGTTGAGGCGATTGTGGAGAGTAAAAAAATCCTCATTGGAAATGCGAAGTATTTAAAAGAACATCAGATTGAGCCCAAATACGATGAATATACTCTGATGGCAATCGATGGCACACTTGTGTGTGCGTTTGTGTTAGAGGATACAGTTAGAGAAGAAGCAAAAGAAGTGGTAGAGCTGTTAAAAAAGCAAAAGATTGATGTGGTGATGTTGACAGGGGACAAGAAAAAAACAGCTCAGAAAATAGCAGATGAGCTTAATATTCAACATGTGATTTCAGATGTGTTGCCTCAAGATAAAGCAAAAGTGATCGAAGATTTGAAAAAAGGGGGTAGAGTGGTTGCAATGGTGGGGGATGGAATTAATGATGCGCCTGCTCTTGCAACAAGTGATGTTGGAATTGCCATTGGTAGTGGGAATGATATTGCACTTTCTACAGGAGATATCATCTTGATAAAAAACCAACTAAAAGATGTGGATCTTGCAATCAGATTATCTAAAGTAACGAATACCAAGATCAAGCAAAATCTTTTTTGGGCATTTTTTTACAATACTGCAGGCATTCCCCTTGCTGCGGGTGTTTTTTATCCATTTCTTCTCAATCCTGTCGTTGCCTCCATTGCAATGGCGTTTTCTTCTATTTGCGTCGTATTAAATGCGCTTTTGATCCGTTCCAAATTTCGTTCTTGA